The Pan paniscus chromosome 2, NHGRI_mPanPan1-v2.0_pri, whole genome shotgun sequence genome contains the following window.
CATTGTAGAGATTGTTAAGTGTCCTAAAAATGAGTCTATAAAGGAAGTGTTTGAGTGGGGAATTGTTTTAAGAGAAAGTGATCTAAGTGattttttccttcctgtctccATTTTGTCTGCTTTCAGGTCTAGACGTGTTGGGATGTTGGCTGTACTCTTGAAGGTGGTTCGCACGGAGAGTCTTTTGGGCCTTTGGAAAGGGATGTCCCCTGTAAGCTGCCATCTGGGTCTAGGTTCCCTAGCATCCACTCCTTGATAACCAGCTATTTCTCATCCACCTTACCAGCTCTTAAGGATATGTGAGAGTCAGAAGTGGTGGGAGTACCTATGTGGTCTTCTCTCTCATACTACAACTAACTTCTGTTTGAAGGCTCAGGGATATGTTGCATCTGCACATTATGTTTAGATGTGATTTATTAGTGCAGCATAGTCTCTACAGCATAGGTACCTAATGTCCCACCTGTCAGAATGCCCTTGCCCTTATCACTTCAGTAAAAGTGGGATGGTACCTCCACACCAGCATTTCTTTGCTCAAAGGCTTTTTCTGGCCTTAGGGACTCACGCCAAGGAATTAGTGCCCAGCCCAAACCCAAATCAGAAATCCATACACTGATTTCTCTATTATCCCAGTAATGTACTTCAGagtaattttgtgttttgttttcaagaGTATAGGCCAGTTATATAACTCACTGTAGGTTTATTTGCAGTTTCTTTGTGATTAGATTTAGTTCTACATTTTTAGCAAGGAGACCACAGAAGTGATGTTGATTTCCTAACCCACAGCACTGTGCATTTCCAAACCCACAGAGTCCTCAACCACTGAAAGATGAGAGTTGGTGTTTAAAATCCCATGTCCCTCCCCACTCAGTTGGAGGGATAACTCTGAGGTGTGTTCTACACCGATTCCCAGAGTTCCCCAGTGGGATTAAGTTGCCCACAGCAGAAACTGGTTTTATAACATCGTTTATTGACTGCCTTCTCTCCTATCTCATGTCCCCCACTTCCCTATTGGTGTTCCTTCCACACCTTAAACAAAGTACTTGCATGCAAATCATCTTGGGGTCTTTTGGGAAAACCCAGCTAAGATAATACTTAAAGTGTTtggtctttgattttcttttctccctgaCCTTCTCTGCAGTCCATTGTGAGATGTGTCCCTGGCGTTGGAATCTACTTTGGCACTCTCTACTCTTTGAAGCAGTATTTCTTACGAGGCCATCCCCCAACCGCCCTGGAGTCAGTCATGCTGGGGGTgggctctcgctctgttgcagGGGTCTGTATGTCACCTATCACTGTAATCAAGACGCGCTATGAGGTGAGTTCAACCACTTTAGGGCCTCAGGATAGTTCAGCTTAGCCACTGGGCTCCTGGGGAGTGACCACCGATGTCAACTCCTGATTTGTAATCTAACATAGAGTCTGATGTGGTCAGCCAAGCCATATGTGAACTAGATCCCATGGTAATGCCCCATAACCTGCAGCCTGCTTGTTCAGTGCTGAAATGCAGCGCCTCCATGCGAGTCACTGGTTCTGTGCTCTCTTTGCAGAGTGGGAAATATGGCTATGAGAGTATCTACGCTGCCCTGAGGAGCATCTATCACAGTGAGGGGCACCGGGGCCTCTTCAGTGGCCTGACAGCAACTCTCCTTCGAGATGCGCCCTTCTCAGGAATCTACCTGATGTTTTACAACCAGACCAAAAATATAGTGCCTCATGGTAGGGATAAAGGAAGATGTGGGGAAGAGCTATCCTTGAGACATCAGATCCTCACCATTTTCTCTGGGATATGAGACTATGTGTTTCTCTTAGCAGAGTGTTAGGAACTGAGCCATATCATGATTGTGTCAGGAACTGGGATGCAAAGGTGGATATGACAAACTTGATCCCTGCCCTTTGGAGTTTACATCCTATTAAGGCAAACAGTATTTACACCACTATAATTTGGCGGGGTGAGGATagggtgggtgggagggaaaTAAAGCATGCTTTGCAGAGTTTCTGCAACaatacttcccaaatttgatCTTAAGATTGCTGGGTCCCATCCAAGGCCTCTTAGATGAGAAACCTTGGGGTACAACCTAGGAGTCTGTATTTTTCAAGACGCACTTGATGTGATTCTTGTTAAAGTCAGGGAAACAGTAGTAAGTTAGgagtttgaagaaaaataatattttcatctcCCTTGCTGTGTTCCCAGTTAACATGGTTTTGAGCCCTCCATTTAGGTGGAGATGAAGGTGTCAAACTTCAGTCAGTGGGGgaggcccaccccaccccaccagtTAGCTCAGGTTGGGGTAGACATGGACAAAATTGGTAGGCAGTAAACAACGACCCAAGCAGAACAAGGTATTGCTAGAAACACATCCATAGAATGAACCTGCATGTAATAAAGTGTCTATGGATAATTTGAGCAAGGAATTGCAACCAAGGTCCTTTAATTAGGAATGCCAGCATGCCCGCCATCATGACTATGGGGACCAGCTACAGCTGGAGTGCCTTGGGAGATTTGCTGCTTCTACCCAGGCACCAGAAGGTGTAACCCTGCAGGTCACAGCCTTATTTTGTGACAGAAAGTTAAGGCAATAAGGAAGCATAGATGGGCAATTATTAACTTCTCAATCCATCTTTAAAAATTTCTGAGGCCCatcacttcttggccttttggctaagatcaagtgtagaaaTTTCTGAGGCCTGGtgcgatggcttatgcctgtaatctcagcactttgggaggccgaggtgggcagatctcttgaggccaggagttcgagaccagcctggccaatgtggtgaaacccggtctttactaaaaaatacaaaaattagctgggcatgggtggcacatgcctgtaatcctagctgcttgggaggctgaggcacgagaatcgcttaagcctgggaggtggaggttgcggtgagttgagatcatgccactgcactccagcactccagcctgggtgacaaagtgagactccgtctcaaaaaaaaaaatcgatcTGGTATTTGGAAATAAACTTGCAAAAAAGCCACAAGAATAGTacaatgtacatatttttttcctgcccTTTGAGGGTAAGTTGGAAACATGATGCCCTTTTAACTTTAAGTACCTCAGTGTCTATTTCCTATGAATAAGGACATCCTGTCATATAACCATCTTATGTAATTCAGGAAGTTTAACCtagataatttcttcttttttttgagacggagtcttgccctgtcactcaggctggagtgcagcaacgtgatcttggttcactgcaatctcctcctccctggttcaagtgattcttgtgcctcagcctctggagtagctgggattacaggtgcatgccaccatgcctggctaattttgtatttttagtagagacagagttgcaccatgttgcccaggctggtcttgaactcccaggctcaagtgatcctcccgcctcggcctcccaaagtgttgggattacaggcatgtggcccAATTCTTTAACCTACAGTCCATATTCTGATTTCTCTAATTGTCCCAATAATGTACTTCGTAGTAgtcctgtgttttattttcaagaGTATAGGCCAGTTATATACCTCATTGTGGGTTTATCTGCAGTTTCTTCATGATTAGATTTTTAGCAAGAGGACCACATAAGTGATGTTGTATCCTCACTGCTTTATATCGGGAGGGTCATGACATCAATTTGACCCATTATGAGTGATAGTAACACTTTATCACTTGGATAAGATACTGACAGGTATCTTCCCTGAAAACTCACCTATTTTTCCCATTGTAATGTCTAAGTATCTTTGTGGGAAGATAACtttgaatctgtataaacatcctgtttctttttcccacATGTTTTAAAATCAGTCAATGATTCTTGCCTGAGTCA
Protein-coding sequences here:
- the SLC25A38 gene encoding mitochondrial glycine transporter isoform X3, with the protein product MIQNSRPSLLQPQDVGDTVETLMLHPVIKAFLCGSISGTCSTLLFQPLDLLKTRLQTLQPSDHGSRRVGMLAVLLKVVRTESLLGLWKGMSPSIVRCVPGVGIYFGTLYSLKQYFLRGHPPTALESVMLGVGSRSVAGVCMSPITVIKTRYESGKYGYESIYAALRSIYHSEGHRGLFSGLTATLLRDAPFSGIYLMFYNQTKNIVPHGLWTTWLLPRWHPPSPPQNSNGSNGVDGV